The Anaerolineales bacterium genome contains a region encoding:
- a CDS encoding MBL fold metallo-hydrolase, whose product MTLEVERFPTALGYRVYRIPLEVFPGFLGFSHLVFADQLRCLIDVGSGLEASNQGLETGLKSVHDRYGEEIGWRSLTHVLISHGHIDHFGGLRYVRERTDAPIGVHELDWRVLACYEDRLAEAVDSLRRFLGTCGLAPDAQASILEIYSVHKSLFASVPVDFTFTSPCSTLGPLTLVHTPGHCPGQVVIQVDDILLCGDQVLSDISPHQSPEQLTAYTGLGHYLDSLRVVEQIAPAIRIGLGGHQHPMPDLAARVAAIRQGHQVRLREVLERMVQASTLAQVAQALFPEADGYNLLLALEETGAHVEYLHARGYLNCVPPGVGATANEGLWFQARPDRPLPVLHASGDCAAVESPRPPASTG is encoded by the coding sequence ATGACGCTTGAGGTCGAACGGTTTCCTACCGCACTCGGCTATCGCGTTTACCGCATCCCGTTGGAAGTCTTCCCTGGATTCTTGGGCTTCTCCCACCTGGTGTTCGCTGACCAGCTTCGCTGCTTGATCGACGTTGGCTCCGGCTTGGAGGCCAGCAACCAGGGGCTGGAGACGGGGCTGAAATCGGTCCACGATCGGTATGGGGAGGAGATCGGATGGCGATCGCTGACCCATGTCCTGATTTCGCATGGCCACATCGACCATTTCGGCGGGTTGCGCTACGTCCGGGAGAGGACCGATGCGCCGATCGGGGTCCATGAACTCGATTGGCGGGTGCTGGCCTGCTACGAGGATCGGTTGGCGGAAGCGGTCGATTCCCTGCGGCGCTTTCTGGGCACCTGCGGGCTTGCACCCGATGCGCAAGCGAGCATCCTTGAGATCTACAGCGTGCACAAGAGCCTGTTCGCCTCGGTGCCGGTCGACTTCACCTTCACCTCGCCCTGCAGCACGCTCGGGCCGCTGACGCTGGTCCACACACCGGGGCACTGCCCCGGACAGGTGGTCATCCAGGTGGACGACATCCTGCTGTGTGGGGACCAGGTCCTCAGCGACATCAGCCCGCATCAATCGCCCGAGCAGCTGACGGCGTACACCGGCCTGGGACACTACCTTGACTCGCTGCGCGTGGTAGAGCAGATCGCACCGGCGATCCGCATCGGCCTCGGTGGACACCAACACCCGATGCCCGACCTGGCGGCGCGCGTCGCGGCCATCCGGCAGGGGCATCAAGTGAGGCTAAGAGAAGTGCTGGAGCGAATGGTGCAAGCTTCCACACTTGCGCAGGTTGCGCAGGCCCTGTTCCCAGAAGCCGATGGCTACAACCTGCTGCTGGCGCTGGAGGAGACCGGCGCTCACGTCGAGTACTTGCATGCGCGGGGCTACCTGAACTGCGTGCCACCGGGCGTTGGCGCTACGGCGAACGAAGGCCTGTGGTTTCAGGCACGGCCTGACAGACCGCTGCCTGTGCTCCATGCGTCCGGTGACTGTGCTGCCGTCGAGAGCCCTCGCCCACCTGCGTCGACGGGCTGA
- a CDS encoding TetR/AcrR family transcriptional regulator, which produces MLRSIYRPVGRQPMQRSDIIQAAAQIFRLKGYHATSMQDIADAVHLQKASLYHHVQNKQDILVSILDQALDLVIADMETVLASPAPSQDKLASAVQVYVRHLVDQRDLAAVLLYEYRSLDSRRRARHLARRDRFEGLWRSLLEQGVLQGAFRPLDVPIAASAFLGVMNGMLAWYREAGRLSPDEITDAFTELFLRGIQPPAASRRP; this is translated from the coding sequence GTGCTAAGATCAATCTACCGACCGGTCGGTAGACAGCCGATGCAGCGTTCGGACATCATCCAGGCAGCCGCCCAGATCTTCCGCCTCAAGGGCTACCACGCCACCTCGATGCAGGACATCGCCGACGCTGTCCACCTGCAGAAGGCGAGCCTGTACCACCACGTCCAGAACAAGCAGGACATCCTGGTCAGTATCCTTGATCAGGCGCTCGACCTGGTGATCGCGGATATGGAAACCGTGCTTGCCTCCCCGGCGCCGTCGCAGGACAAGCTGGCCTCGGCAGTCCAGGTGTACGTTCGGCACCTGGTCGACCAGCGTGACTTGGCCGCCGTCCTGCTGTATGAGTACCGCAGCCTGGACAGCCGCAGGCGTGCCCGCCACCTTGCGCGGCGTGATCGCTTCGAGGGACTATGGCGTTCACTGCTCGAACAAGGTGTCCTCCAGGGCGCCTTCCGTCCGCTGGACGTGCCGATCGCCGCCTCGGCGTTTCTGGGCGTGATGAATGGCATGCTCGCCTGGTATCGTGAGGCCGGACGGTTGTCGCCCGACGAGATCACGGACGCCTTCACCGAGCTCTTCCTGCGCGGCATCCAGCCCCCAGCGGCGAGCCGACGCCCATGA